One part of the Phoenix dactylifera cultivar Barhee BC4 chromosome 4, palm_55x_up_171113_PBpolish2nd_filt_p, whole genome shotgun sequence genome encodes these proteins:
- the LOC103723981 gene encoding indole-3-acetic acid-amido synthetase GH3.10-like isoform X3 yields MKVGFEGRERKRESDQAPKPIFGEDGGGGGAIVAAMITTPKLPDRQPTMTVEGAAADQEIISWFEGLAENAGMVQTQTLRRIIELNHRTEYLQKWLGRDLRVQDLDPAALESLFSSSVPLASHADHEPYIQRIADGDTSPLLTQEPITMLSLSSGTTDGRPKQVPFTRFSSQSTLQIFRLGAAYRSRVFPVRAGGRILEFIYSSKQFQTKGGLTVGTATTHYFASEEFKTKQKSTKSFTCSPYEVIAGEDYKQSTYCHLLLGLAFSDQVEIIASTFAYSIVQAFIAFEELWEELCEDLREGTLSTKLTSPEMRRAVMDCLTPNASLASKIEKKCRQLEESNWSNLIPNLWPNAKYIYSIMTGSMQPYLKKLRHYAGDLALVCADYGSTESWIGVNLEPSDAPERVTFTVIPTFSYFEFIPLYTRKERDHSTSAVTDDFAEREPLPLSQVKVGQQYEVVLTTFTVHWCTPGACMRSKFPAGAQRRVGSVFPTRILCCGPHTMLCASLDSRHHQMAIKQCMSCMTQHMLMDFLV; encoded by the exons ATGAAGGTAGGGTTTGAGGGaagggaaagaaagagagagagtgacCAAGCACCCAAACCAATCTTTGGTgaggatggtggtggtggtggtgcaatAGTTGCAGCAATGATAACAACGCCGAAGTTACCGGACCGCCAGCCCACCATGACCGTCGAGGGGGCGGCAGCGGATCAGGAGATCATATCGTGGTTCGAAGGGTTGGCCGAGAACGCGGGGATGGTCCAGACGCAGACGCTCCGCCGCATCATCGAGCTCAACCACCGCACCGAGTACCTCCAGAAGTGGCTCGGCCGCGACCTCCGGGTCCAAGACCTGGACCCCGCCGCGCTGGAGTCCCTCTTCAGCTCCTCCGTCCCTCTCGCCTCCCATGCCGACCACGAGCCCTACATCCAGAGGATCGCCGATGGGGATACATCTCCCCTCCTCACCCAGGAGCCCATCACCATGCTCTCCCTCAG TTCAGGAACCACCGATGGGAGGCCCAAGCAGGTGCCCTTCACGCGCTTCTCCTCTCAGTCAACTCTTCAAATCTTTAGATTGGGAGCTGCCTATAGATCAAG GGTGTTTCCCGTAAGGGCTGGAGGAAGGATTCTGGAGTTCATCTACAGCAGCAAGCAGTTCCAGACAAAGGGAGGCCTCACGGTTGGCACGGCAACCACCCACTACTTCGCGAGCGAGGAGTTCAAGACCAAGCAAAAGAGCACCAAGTCCTTCACCTGCAGTCCCTACGAGGTGATCGCGGGGGAAGACTACAAGCAATCCACCTACTGTCACCTCCTCCTCGGCCTCGCCTTCAGCGACCAGGTCGAGATCATTGCCTCCACCTTCGCCTACAGCATCGTCCAGGCCTTCATCGCCTTTGAAGAGCTGTGGGAGGAGCTGTGCGAGGACCTCAGGGAAGGGACCCTCAGCACCAAGCTCACTTCGCCCGAGATGAGGAGGGCGGTGATGGACTGCCTCACCCCCAATGCTTCTCTGGCTTCCAAGATCGAGAAGAAGTGCAGACAGCTCGAAGAATCGAACTGGAGCAACCTGATACCTAATCTGTGGCCAAACGCCAAGTACATCTACTCCATTATGACAGGGTCGATGCAGCCTTACCTGAAGAAGTTAAGGCACTATGCTGGGGACTTGGCATTGGTTTGTGCGGACTATGGGTCCACTGAGAGCTGGATTGGGGTGAATTTGGAACCATCTGATGCCCCGGAGAGGGTGACTTTTACGGTGATTCCCACTTTCTCTTATTTTGAGTTTATCCCTCTCTACACACGGAAGGAGCGAGACCACAGCACTTCGGCGGTCACTGATGACTTTGCGGAGCGTGAGCCATTGCCGCTGTCCCAAGTTAAGGTTGGGCAGCAGTATGAGGTTGTCCTCACCACTTTCACGG TGCATTGGTGTACTCCAGGCGCATGCATGAGATCAAAGTTTCCTGCCGGAGCTCAGAGGAGAGTGGGATCTGTTTTTCCAACCAGAATCCTCTGCTGCGGCCCGCACACCATGCTGTGTGCATCTTTGGATAGCCGCCATCATCAGATGGCCATCAAACAATGCATGTCATGTATGACACAGCACATGCTCATGGACTTCCTTGTTTGA
- the LOC103723981 gene encoding indole-3-acetic acid-amido synthetase GH3.10-like isoform X1, with translation MKVGFEGRERKRESDQAPKPIFGEDGGGGGAIVAAMITTPKLPDRQPTMTVEGAAADQEIISWFEGLAENAGMVQTQTLRRIIELNHRTEYLQKWLGRDLRVQDLDPAALESLFSSSVPLASHADHEPYIQRIADGDTSPLLTQEPITMLSLSSGTTDGRPKQVPFTRFSSQSTLQIFRLGAAYRSRVFPVRAGGRILEFIYSSKQFQTKGGLTVGTATTHYFASEEFKTKQKSTKSFTCSPYEVIAGEDYKQSTYCHLLLGLAFSDQVEIIASTFAYSIVQAFIAFEELWEELCEDLREGTLSTKLTSPEMRRAVMDCLTPNASLASKIEKKCRQLEESNWSNLIPNLWPNAKYIYSIMTGSMQPYLKKLRHYAGDLALVCADYGSTESWIGVNLEPSDAPERVTFTVIPTFSYFEFIPLYTRKERDHSTSAVTDDFAEREPLPLSQVKVGQQYEVVLTTFTGLYRYRLGDVVEVAGFYKGAPKLTFICRRKLILTVNIDKNTERDLQIVVEKGSRLLRQTRAELVDFTSHADLAVHPGHYVIFWEVKGEAEDSVLNACSREMDAAFADRGYVVSRKTGSIGPLELRIVESGTFRRILEYYIDHGAAMSQFKTPRCTTNQVLLGILDRCTVRRFRSTAYG, from the exons ATGAAGGTAGGGTTTGAGGGaagggaaagaaagagagagagtgacCAAGCACCCAAACCAATCTTTGGTgaggatggtggtggtggtggtgcaatAGTTGCAGCAATGATAACAACGCCGAAGTTACCGGACCGCCAGCCCACCATGACCGTCGAGGGGGCGGCAGCGGATCAGGAGATCATATCGTGGTTCGAAGGGTTGGCCGAGAACGCGGGGATGGTCCAGACGCAGACGCTCCGCCGCATCATCGAGCTCAACCACCGCACCGAGTACCTCCAGAAGTGGCTCGGCCGCGACCTCCGGGTCCAAGACCTGGACCCCGCCGCGCTGGAGTCCCTCTTCAGCTCCTCCGTCCCTCTCGCCTCCCATGCCGACCACGAGCCCTACATCCAGAGGATCGCCGATGGGGATACATCTCCCCTCCTCACCCAGGAGCCCATCACCATGCTCTCCCTCAG TTCAGGAACCACCGATGGGAGGCCCAAGCAGGTGCCCTTCACGCGCTTCTCCTCTCAGTCAACTCTTCAAATCTTTAGATTGGGAGCTGCCTATAGATCAAG GGTGTTTCCCGTAAGGGCTGGAGGAAGGATTCTGGAGTTCATCTACAGCAGCAAGCAGTTCCAGACAAAGGGAGGCCTCACGGTTGGCACGGCAACCACCCACTACTTCGCGAGCGAGGAGTTCAAGACCAAGCAAAAGAGCACCAAGTCCTTCACCTGCAGTCCCTACGAGGTGATCGCGGGGGAAGACTACAAGCAATCCACCTACTGTCACCTCCTCCTCGGCCTCGCCTTCAGCGACCAGGTCGAGATCATTGCCTCCACCTTCGCCTACAGCATCGTCCAGGCCTTCATCGCCTTTGAAGAGCTGTGGGAGGAGCTGTGCGAGGACCTCAGGGAAGGGACCCTCAGCACCAAGCTCACTTCGCCCGAGATGAGGAGGGCGGTGATGGACTGCCTCACCCCCAATGCTTCTCTGGCTTCCAAGATCGAGAAGAAGTGCAGACAGCTCGAAGAATCGAACTGGAGCAACCTGATACCTAATCTGTGGCCAAACGCCAAGTACATCTACTCCATTATGACAGGGTCGATGCAGCCTTACCTGAAGAAGTTAAGGCACTATGCTGGGGACTTGGCATTGGTTTGTGCGGACTATGGGTCCACTGAGAGCTGGATTGGGGTGAATTTGGAACCATCTGATGCCCCGGAGAGGGTGACTTTTACGGTGATTCCCACTTTCTCTTATTTTGAGTTTATCCCTCTCTACACACGGAAGGAGCGAGACCACAGCACTTCGGCGGTCACTGATGACTTTGCGGAGCGTGAGCCATTGCCGCTGTCCCAAGTTAAGGTTGGGCAGCAGTATGAGGTTGTCCTCACCACTTTCACGG GCCTCTACAGGTATAGGCTTGGAGACGTGGTGGAGGTAGCGGGATTTTACAAAGGGGCACCCAAATTAACGTTTATTTGCAGGCGGAAGCTAATATTGACCGTGAACATCGACAAGAACACCGAGAGGGACCTGCAGATAGTGGTGGAGAAAGGGTCCAGGCTCCTGAGACAGACCAGGGCCGAGCTGGTCGACTTCACCAGCCATGCAGACCTTGCAGTGCATCCAGGCCACTACGTGATCTTCTGGGAGGTCAAAGGCGAGGCCGAGGACAGCGTCCTCAACGCATGCAGCCGGGAAATGGATGCGGCTTTCGCAGACCGTGGCTACGTGGTCTCGAGGAAAACTGGGTCGATCGGGCCCTTGGAGCTCCGAATTGTGGAGAGCGGGACGTTCCGGAGGATACTGGAGTACTACATTGACCATGGTGCTGCCATGAGCCAGTTCAAGACCCCCAGGTGCACCACCAACCAGGTGCTGCTGGGGATCCTGGACCGGTGCACCGTCAGGCGCTTCCGGAGCACTGCCTATGGGTGA
- the LOC103723981 gene encoding indole-3-acetic acid-amido synthetase GH3.10-like isoform X2 encodes MKVGFEGRERKRESDQAPKPIFGEDGGGGGAIVAAMITTPKLPDRQPTMTVEGAAADQEIISWFEGLAENAGMVQTQTLRRIIELNHRTEYLQKWLGRDLRVQDLDPAALESLFSSSVPLASHADHEPYIQRIADGDTSPLLTQEPITMLSLRVFPVRAGGRILEFIYSSKQFQTKGGLTVGTATTHYFASEEFKTKQKSTKSFTCSPYEVIAGEDYKQSTYCHLLLGLAFSDQVEIIASTFAYSIVQAFIAFEELWEELCEDLREGTLSTKLTSPEMRRAVMDCLTPNASLASKIEKKCRQLEESNWSNLIPNLWPNAKYIYSIMTGSMQPYLKKLRHYAGDLALVCADYGSTESWIGVNLEPSDAPERVTFTVIPTFSYFEFIPLYTRKERDHSTSAVTDDFAEREPLPLSQVKVGQQYEVVLTTFTGLYRYRLGDVVEVAGFYKGAPKLTFICRRKLILTVNIDKNTERDLQIVVEKGSRLLRQTRAELVDFTSHADLAVHPGHYVIFWEVKGEAEDSVLNACSREMDAAFADRGYVVSRKTGSIGPLELRIVESGTFRRILEYYIDHGAAMSQFKTPRCTTNQVLLGILDRCTVRRFRSTAYG; translated from the exons ATGAAGGTAGGGTTTGAGGGaagggaaagaaagagagagagtgacCAAGCACCCAAACCAATCTTTGGTgaggatggtggtggtggtggtgcaatAGTTGCAGCAATGATAACAACGCCGAAGTTACCGGACCGCCAGCCCACCATGACCGTCGAGGGGGCGGCAGCGGATCAGGAGATCATATCGTGGTTCGAAGGGTTGGCCGAGAACGCGGGGATGGTCCAGACGCAGACGCTCCGCCGCATCATCGAGCTCAACCACCGCACCGAGTACCTCCAGAAGTGGCTCGGCCGCGACCTCCGGGTCCAAGACCTGGACCCCGCCGCGCTGGAGTCCCTCTTCAGCTCCTCCGTCCCTCTCGCCTCCCATGCCGACCACGAGCCCTACATCCAGAGGATCGCCGATGGGGATACATCTCCCCTCCTCACCCAGGAGCCCATCACCATGCTCTCCCTCAG GGTGTTTCCCGTAAGGGCTGGAGGAAGGATTCTGGAGTTCATCTACAGCAGCAAGCAGTTCCAGACAAAGGGAGGCCTCACGGTTGGCACGGCAACCACCCACTACTTCGCGAGCGAGGAGTTCAAGACCAAGCAAAAGAGCACCAAGTCCTTCACCTGCAGTCCCTACGAGGTGATCGCGGGGGAAGACTACAAGCAATCCACCTACTGTCACCTCCTCCTCGGCCTCGCCTTCAGCGACCAGGTCGAGATCATTGCCTCCACCTTCGCCTACAGCATCGTCCAGGCCTTCATCGCCTTTGAAGAGCTGTGGGAGGAGCTGTGCGAGGACCTCAGGGAAGGGACCCTCAGCACCAAGCTCACTTCGCCCGAGATGAGGAGGGCGGTGATGGACTGCCTCACCCCCAATGCTTCTCTGGCTTCCAAGATCGAGAAGAAGTGCAGACAGCTCGAAGAATCGAACTGGAGCAACCTGATACCTAATCTGTGGCCAAACGCCAAGTACATCTACTCCATTATGACAGGGTCGATGCAGCCTTACCTGAAGAAGTTAAGGCACTATGCTGGGGACTTGGCATTGGTTTGTGCGGACTATGGGTCCACTGAGAGCTGGATTGGGGTGAATTTGGAACCATCTGATGCCCCGGAGAGGGTGACTTTTACGGTGATTCCCACTTTCTCTTATTTTGAGTTTATCCCTCTCTACACACGGAAGGAGCGAGACCACAGCACTTCGGCGGTCACTGATGACTTTGCGGAGCGTGAGCCATTGCCGCTGTCCCAAGTTAAGGTTGGGCAGCAGTATGAGGTTGTCCTCACCACTTTCACGG GCCTCTACAGGTATAGGCTTGGAGACGTGGTGGAGGTAGCGGGATTTTACAAAGGGGCACCCAAATTAACGTTTATTTGCAGGCGGAAGCTAATATTGACCGTGAACATCGACAAGAACACCGAGAGGGACCTGCAGATAGTGGTGGAGAAAGGGTCCAGGCTCCTGAGACAGACCAGGGCCGAGCTGGTCGACTTCACCAGCCATGCAGACCTTGCAGTGCATCCAGGCCACTACGTGATCTTCTGGGAGGTCAAAGGCGAGGCCGAGGACAGCGTCCTCAACGCATGCAGCCGGGAAATGGATGCGGCTTTCGCAGACCGTGGCTACGTGGTCTCGAGGAAAACTGGGTCGATCGGGCCCTTGGAGCTCCGAATTGTGGAGAGCGGGACGTTCCGGAGGATACTGGAGTACTACATTGACCATGGTGCTGCCATGAGCCAGTTCAAGACCCCCAGGTGCACCACCAACCAGGTGCTGCTGGGGATCCTGGACCGGTGCACCGTCAGGCGCTTCCGGAGCACTGCCTATGGGTGA